The nucleotide sequence TTGTCGTTGCAAATATGAAAAACAACTCTCTTCCAGCTGATGCAGACTGGGAAGACAAGTCGATTCCTTCATCACTTGAATccacttttcttttcaataatgcATCACCACCCACATCTTCGCCGCTTCCATCCTCTGAACTGAACCaaaaaaagacaaagtAGATGGTGTAAAGTGATCCTATAACGGTATCAATAAGGTATACCACCGTGGCCAAGGACATTTTTCGTAAATTTCGTGACTTGTTTCGCAAGTTTATCAATGCAGTGGCGTATATTGGTAGCATGATAAGGGCCAAGGAGTTGTAAAGCCACTGCCAAAAGTCTATGGGGTGACCGGTAAATAATGACAAAATGCCATACAACCCACCTGCTTTGTTGAGAATGGTGATTCCAAGAATAACCTCAACACCAATAAACAATGGGATAAATCCCAAAAATTTCTATTTTGTTAGCACTTAGCTAATTGTACGTGCATTTCCTTATACATACTTGCGGTAACAATCGCTGTAAAGTCGATGAAATTGCCATTATGTTTGtgattggaaaatgatTGGGATGTTTGGACTTTGAAGTGCTTATACTTTTTTCTGTAAATCTTCTCACGATTCCTATTCCACAACTCATCTCTAATTCTAATCAATGATTGCCGACGATATACTGCAAAAGTTAGAAGAATTCGATTTATCAGACCTGGATTCAAATAGTGACACTGAATATGAGGATGAAACAGAGTACACCAGACTGAATCAAGCAAGTCAATTTACAGTTTCAAAACCATTGGAGAAGGAGGATATCGTGACTAAATATGCcgataaaatcaaaactgaGCCATTCAAAAAGGGACCACAAGTTACAAAAGACAGGGCAAAGAGGGCGACGGTTGAGCAAGTTTTGGATGCTAGAACATTGCGGTTCTTGGGTAAAATTTTCCGTTCCGGTCTCATTACTAGAATTAATGGTTGTATTAGTACGGGAAAAGAAGCAAATATTTACCATGGAACTCATGACGACGAAGAATCTACAGAGGAATTTGCAGTGAAAATATACAAAACCtcaattttggtgtttAAAGACAGAAAGAGATATGTTGATGGGGAATTTAGATTCAGAAATACCAAAGATCAAGGTAATCCGAGGAAAATGGTCAAGATATGGGCTGAAAAGGAATTTAGAAATTTAAACAGGATTTACCAAAGTAATGTACCTTGTCCTAAGCCGTACGTCATTAAATCGCATGTATTGGTTATGGAATACTTGACAGAAGGTGATGATCAACCATCTCCCAAATTGAAGGACTATCCATTCAAAGGTATTAACGACGTTAATAAATACTACCATGAGATGTTAATCTGTATGAGGCGATTATTTCAGAATTGTCGATTGGTTCACGCGGATTTAAGTGAGTATAATTCTATTGTCCACAAGGACAAGTTGTACATCATTGATGTTTCGCAGTCAGTAGAACCAGACCATCCCATGGCTCTCGATTTTTTGCGAATGGACATCAAAAATGTGAATGATTATTTTTCAAGGCAGAATATCGACGTGTATCCTGAGAAGTCCATATTTACATTTGTGACCGAGCCCTTGGGTATTGAGGAttcagaagaagatttaAATGCTTACTTAGATTCAACCCCATTAAAGACTACTAAGGATCAAGAGATCGAGgatgaaattttcagaTCTTTGCACTTGGTCAGGTCGTTGAAACATTTAGATGAAagagattttcaaaaattttcagaAGGGGGAGTAGATACAATGAGAGAGTTGGTTGCGCCTGCCCTACCGTCAGAAGAGTTAACTACTGCAACTGTTGATGACAATAAGGAACAAGATGATAATACAAGCAATAGCgaaagtgatgaagaatctGAAAAAAGTGATGAGGACCTgtcagatgatgaagagcAAGCCAAACCCAAGGGGAAGAAATATGAAGATAAGGACGAGAAGAAGGCAAGAAAAGAAGCTACAAAATTGGCCAAGCaggaaaagagaaagacCAAGATGAAAAAGCACGTAAAAAAGAAGCTTATAAATAAGCGAAAGAGTGGTAAATAGAGAGGGTAATTAGTTGCATGTATACGATACTATAGAGGAGACTACGTTTGTAAAGAACGCGTATTGAAATCTGACGAAAATCACGTGTAACAATTGACAgcgaaattgaaaaaaaaattgaccAATTCAGCAATACGTGTAAATcacattttcttcatcaaagcTATCTTCTACTACACATCATGCTTAACTTGTCAAAGTTGATTGCTGTTTTCGTCGCATTGTTTCAACTCACGAATGCTTTGCATTTCTATGTAAAGACTGGTGAAACTAAGTGTttctttgaagaattgCAGCAAGACActcttgttgttggaaagaTTGACGCTTATGAAAAGAACGATCATTCCAATGAATACTCAAAGAAtggaaaattgaaagttcAAATTACAATTGATGTATGTTTACTTGTATTGCTATCTAAAGATAATTACTAACTTCTTTTACAGGAAACGTTTGACAACAATCACAGAgtcattgatcaaaaatcATCACCTAACGGAGAATTCACATTCACTTCCTTGGATTCAGGAGAACACAAGTTCTGTTTAACCCCAGTGTATTCTGATAATACTCATAATAAGGTACACCGTAtattttttgatgttgtcCAGGGATCTACTCATGATTACGTTGATTCTAAATCTACCAAACTGGTTGACGAATTAACGAAAAGAGTAAACAGCTTGTACGAAAAATTGGACAAAATTCATTGGGAACAGGAAACCATGAGGGAGAGAGAAGCTTTGTTTAGAGATCAAAGTGAATCTACAAACTCAAGAGTTGTCAAATGGTCGATTGTCCAATTATTTGTCTTGATCGGTACATGCGTTTATCAATTGCGTCACTTGAAATCCTTTTTTGTCAAGCAAAAGATTGTATAAATTGAGTAAGTAGATTAAACATAGTTGATGTGTCACCAAGGTTTGTATTTCCCACTCTCTTCGcgaaaattcaaaaaaaacaGCTACTTTCACAACCAAAGATGACCAACATCGAAGATGAGCTCCGTCTCAAAATACAGTTGCTAgaacttgaaaatgaaagatTGAAACAACTGAAGTCCAAAGAATGCACCCTGTATCCCAAAGTAAATGAGTATTTTAGTCTCGATGAGTATAAAAGATACGGCAGACAAATGATTGTTCCACAATTTGGGTCATTGGAGTcccaaaagaaattgaaaaagtcgAAAATTCTTGTGGTAGGGGCAGGTGGTTTAGGGTCCCCTGCGTTGCAATACCTATCGGCCACAGGGGTTGGCACGATAGGCATACTTGACGATGATATCGTGGATATTAGTAATTTACATCGTCAAGTTATACATCAAACTGGCGCTGTAGGAACATATAAATGTGATTCTGCAAAGTCCTTCATCAAGAATATCAACCCACACGTTAATGTCATTACACACCCCATTAGATTAAGTAACGATAATGCTTTTGAGGTAATCAGCCAGTACGATTTAGTGCTAGATTGCACGGATCACCCAGCAGTGAGATACCTCATTAATGATGTATGTGTACTTCTAGGGAAAACAATTGTGAGCGGTTCTGGCCTCAAAGCGGATGGacaatttacaatattgaattttgagAACAGGGGCCCATGTTATAGATGTTTTTACCCCCAGCCGCCTAGCCCAAGCTCAGTCACGTCGTGTGTCGATGGTGGGGTTATAGGTCCAGCGATTGGAATGGTGGGAATTGCAATGGCAATGGAAACCATAAAAATTCTCACTGGATACTACACCAAGGAGAATTTTAGCCCTTTTCTCTCATCCTATTCTGCCTACcctcatcaacaaatcagGCGCTTTAAAATGAGACCGAAACAGGCCAGTTGCATAGCCTGTGGTACCAATAGAGAAATAACTAAAGAGAAAATCGAAATTGGAGAGATTGACTATGTTGCTTTCTGTGGGAAAGTAACTTACGAACCATTGGATCAAAAGCATAGAGTATCAGTTATAGACTACAACTCTATGTTGCATTTGGGTAAGAATCACACGTTGATTGATGTCAGACCGCAAGAACAATACAACATCACCAAGCTTCCCAACTCTGTAAACATTGAGTGGGATCCCGCATTTAGAAAACTCGATTCATTAGAAGAATATCTACCAGTGACGAAGTCTGACGACATTTATTTGGTATGCAGGTATGGTAATGATTCCCAATTAGCTGCCAAAAAGCTTCATGATTTAGGTTACAAAAATGCTAAAAGTATCGATGGTGGTATTGACAAATGGTCAGATGTTATAGACCCATCCATTCCAAAGTAttagttttgaaaattgggGTCTAATCTTTCGACGAGTAAAATACCTGAAGCTGTTCCAGCAGCGTAGACTGAACTACCGATTATATTTTCGTTCCATGCTAAGGCACTTATCATAGTCTCTGACGGCATATAAGACGCTTGAATTGCACTTTCTATATCCATTCTTTCGTAGTCTGCTGATATCTCCACTGTGGAATTGGTTCTGTCTAGAGTGAATTTCCATAGCTTCAAGGGAACCAACACTTTATTACCTCCTttacttgaaaaaaatttcctTGTATAGTTCATCAATATAATATCACCTGCATCTGTACCCGTTAACATGAATGGATGACCTATGACTTCAGATAACTTGGAAGTCGTCATATGACTATTAAGCCTTAGCATGGTTGAAGACGTATCTTGTAGCGACCGGAGGCATAAGACGTTGCTATTTTCAGTATTATGTGCAAGAAGAACGTCCTGTAAAATATAGTTGTAGGTTGGTTTTATGGTTGACTTTTCCGACAAA is from Candida orthopsilosis Co 90-125, chromosome 1 draft sequence and encodes:
- a CDS encoding serine/threonine-protein kinase, translated to MIADDISQKLEEFDLSDSDSNSDTEYEDETEYTRSNQASQFTVSKPLEKEDIVTKYADKIKTEPFKKGPQVTKDRAKRATVEQVLDARTLRFLGKIFRSGLITRINGCISTGKEANIYHGTHDDEESTEEFAVKIYKTSILVFKDRKRYVDGEFRFRNTKDQGNPRKMVKIWAEKEFRNLNRIYQSNVPCPKPYVIKSHVLVMEYLTEGDDQPSPKLKDYPFKGINDVNKYYHEMLICMRRLFQNCRLVHADLSEYNSIVHKDKLYIIDVSQSVEPDHPMALDFLRMDIKNVNDYFSRQNIDVYPEKSIFTFVTEPLGIEDSEEDLNAYLDSTPLKTTKDQEIEDEIFRSLHLVRSLKHLDERDFQKFSEGGVDTMRELVAPALPSEELTTATVDDNKEQDDNTSNSESDEESEKSDEDSSDDEEQAKPKGKKYEDKDEKKARKEATKLAKQEKRKTKMKKHVKKKLINKRKSGK
- a CDS encoding Kei1 protein (S. cerevisiae homolog KEI1 has inositol phosphoceramide synthase regulator activity, has role in inositol phosphorylceramide metabolic process and to integral to Golgi membrane, inositol phosphoceramide synthase complex) — protein: MAISSTLQRLLPQKFLGFIPLFIGVEVILGITILNKAGGLYGILSLFTGHPIDFWQWLYNSLALIMLPIYATALINLRNKSRNLRKMSLATVVYLIDTVIGSLYTIYFVFFWFSSEDGSGEDVGGDALLKRKVDSSDEGIDLSSQSASAGRELFFIFATTIVMSVIRIYFALVILSFTKALLKKNSMEQRYRDGPNDISDANTEENEILNSTGLYGEFRKAIFDLEIRSKEFLEDLLN
- a CDS encoding Uba4 ubiquitin activating protein yields the protein MTNIEDELRLKIQLLELENERLKQSKSKECTSYPKVNEYFSLDEYKRYGRQMIVPQFGSLESQKKLKKSKILVVGAGGLGSPALQYLSATGVGTIGILDDDIVDISNLHRQVIHQTGAVGTYKCDSAKSFIKNINPHVNVITHPIRLSNDNAFEVISQYDLVLDCTDHPAVRYLINDVCVLLGKTIVSGSGLKADGQFTILNFENRGPCYRCFYPQPPSPSSVTSCVDGGVIGPAIGMVGIAMAMETIKILTGYYTKENFSPFLSSYSAYPHQQIRRFKMRPKQASCIACGTNREITKEKIEIGEIDYVAFCGKVTYEPLDQKHRVSVIDYNSMLHLGKNHTLIDVRPQEQYNITKLPNSVNIEWDPAFRKLDSLEEYLPVTKSDDIYLVCRYGNDSQLAAKKLHDLGYKNAKSIDGGIDKWSDVIDPSIPKY